A single genomic interval of Legionella israelensis harbors:
- the purB gene encoding adenylosuccinate lyase, whose product MTLSALNAISPIDGRYLKKTRSLNKYFSEFALIYYRVMVEIRWFESLAANVSISEVPEVDTPSKAFLEQILSQFNEEEAEKIKTFEQRTNHDVKAVEYYLKEKFAQSSTLSKVSGFIHFACTSEDINNLAYALMVKEAMAQVIQPTLAELAGSITLLGKQYGNIPMLSRTHGQPATPTTLGKELINFVARLKRPQQQLAEVLISAKCNGAVGNYNAHLIAYPEVDWRHHCHHFITSLGLSFNPYTTQIEPHDGIAEISQIMIRINNILLDYTRDIWSYISLNYFKQKTIAEEVGSSTMPHKVNPIDFENAEGNLGLANALFEHFANKLTQSRLQRDLSDSTVLRNLGTAFSYSLIAYQSIAKGNDKLQVNKKALKEDLDENWEVLAEAIQTIMRRYNIPDAYEQLKALTRGQGIDKENLKKFIENLDIPNDAKTRLKNLTPETYTGLAPLLVKAFL is encoded by the coding sequence ATGACCTTATCTGCATTAAATGCTATCTCCCCCATTGATGGACGTTACTTAAAAAAAACCCGTTCTTTAAATAAATATTTCAGCGAATTTGCTCTTATTTACTACCGGGTGATGGTGGAAATACGCTGGTTTGAGTCTTTGGCGGCCAATGTATCGATTTCTGAAGTGCCTGAAGTCGATACACCATCAAAAGCTTTTCTCGAGCAAATATTAAGTCAGTTTAACGAAGAAGAAGCTGAAAAGATTAAAACATTTGAACAACGCACCAATCACGACGTAAAGGCAGTTGAATATTACCTCAAGGAGAAATTTGCCCAATCTTCGACACTGAGTAAAGTCAGCGGATTTATCCATTTCGCCTGCACCTCAGAAGACATTAATAATTTAGCCTATGCATTGATGGTTAAAGAAGCGATGGCACAAGTCATTCAACCCACCCTGGCGGAGTTGGCAGGCAGTATTACCTTATTAGGTAAACAATATGGAAACATTCCCATGTTAAGCCGAACTCATGGACAACCGGCAACCCCAACGACTCTGGGCAAAGAACTGATTAATTTTGTAGCGCGCCTCAAACGACCTCAACAACAATTAGCCGAAGTCTTAATATCAGCAAAGTGCAATGGCGCAGTCGGCAATTACAATGCTCATCTTATTGCCTATCCGGAGGTGGATTGGCGTCATCACTGTCATCATTTCATCACCTCGCTTGGTTTGTCCTTCAATCCTTACACTACGCAGATAGAACCGCATGATGGTATTGCAGAAATTTCGCAAATCATGATCCGGATAAATAATATTTTACTCGATTACACGCGAGACATCTGGAGCTATATATCGCTGAATTATTTCAAACAAAAGACCATAGCCGAGGAAGTCGGATCCTCCACCATGCCTCATAAAGTCAATCCGATTGACTTTGAAAATGCTGAAGGCAATCTCGGGCTGGCAAATGCCTTATTTGAGCATTTTGCCAATAAATTGACTCAATCGCGCTTACAGCGTGATCTTTCCGACTCAACAGTATTACGTAATTTAGGTACTGCTTTTTCCTATTCACTGATTGCCTATCAATCCATTGCCAAAGGCAATGATAAATTACAGGTTAACAAGAAAGCCTTAAAAGAGGATCTGGATGAAAATTGGGAGGTACTTGCCGAGGCCATTCAAACCATCATGCGCCGTTACAACATTCCCGATGCTTATGAACAATTAAAAGCGTTAACTCGCGGGCAAGGCATTGATAAAGAAAATCTTAAAAAGTTCATTGAAAATCTTGATATTCCCAACGACGCCAAAACACGTCTTAAAAATTTAACTCCCGAAACCTATACAGGTCTGGCCCCTCTTCTGGTCAAGGCGTTTTTATGA
- the nadB gene encoding L-aspartate oxidase, whose amino-acid sequence MSMPSTQQGKYYEFDVLVIGTGLAGLYYCLQLLNFQPKLRIALISKAESNECNSRYAQGGIAAVFSPEDSVESHIADTLLAGDGLCYRPAVEFIVRQGPEAIEQLCRYHIQFNQQKGGDYILAREGGHSHRRIFNCGDQTGLIVIRNLQQIASQYPQIELFEYHIAINLITHYHPHRTDNQGEVLGAYILDCKGNKIHTFLSRCTVLATGGAGKTFRYTSNPMVATGDGVAMAYRAGARVGNMEFYQFHPTLLHHHSLNNFLVSEAVRGEGALLINPDSGERFMQRYAPEHLELATRDIVARSIFNEVERSQTGYVYLDIRHKPKSFLKKRFPHIFNTLLSIGIDMSQDMIPVIPAAHYQCGGILTDIDGRTDLQRLYAIGEVAFTGLHGANRLASNSLLETLVMANNAARCTLKDISSPSKVSGDVPGWNSPGEVNARRASQINAHWRGLRGEMTSYAGIIRTEAGLEDLLQLIMKRKKIIEEYYWKHSITLDFVELRNIVLNAELIVRAALSRRESRGGHYREDFPQKNTEAQESIACLTSPLNSFI is encoded by the coding sequence ATGAGCATGCCTTCAACACAGCAGGGAAAATATTATGAGTTTGATGTGCTGGTCATAGGAACCGGACTCGCAGGACTTTATTATTGTTTGCAATTGTTAAATTTCCAGCCAAAGCTGCGTATAGCTCTTATCAGCAAGGCGGAAAGCAATGAATGTAACAGCCGCTATGCTCAAGGTGGAATTGCCGCTGTTTTTTCGCCCGAAGACTCTGTAGAGTCTCATATCGCTGACACCTTATTAGCTGGCGACGGTTTATGTTATCGCCCGGCAGTAGAGTTTATTGTCCGACAAGGTCCTGAAGCCATCGAACAACTTTGCCGTTATCACATCCAATTTAATCAGCAAAAAGGAGGCGATTATATTCTGGCAAGGGAAGGAGGACATTCCCATCGGCGTATTTTTAACTGCGGCGATCAGACTGGGCTGATCGTTATCCGTAATTTACAGCAAATAGCCAGCCAATACCCTCAGATTGAGCTTTTTGAATATCATATTGCTATTAATCTCATTACTCACTACCACCCCCACCGTACGGATAATCAAGGCGAGGTTTTAGGTGCCTACATACTGGATTGCAAAGGCAATAAAATTCATACCTTTCTATCTCGCTGTACTGTTTTAGCGACAGGTGGCGCTGGCAAAACCTTTCGATATACCAGCAATCCGATGGTTGCCACCGGTGACGGTGTAGCCATGGCTTATCGTGCGGGCGCCAGGGTCGGAAATATGGAATTTTATCAATTTCACCCGACCTTACTGCATCATCATAGCCTGAATAATTTTCTCGTTTCTGAAGCTGTTCGTGGTGAAGGTGCATTGCTTATCAATCCAGACAGCGGCGAACGCTTTATGCAGCGTTATGCACCTGAGCACCTGGAGCTGGCCACGCGTGATATCGTTGCTCGTTCAATTTTCAATGAGGTTGAGCGAAGCCAGACAGGATATGTTTATCTGGACATTCGACATAAGCCAAAATCTTTTTTAAAAAAACGCTTCCCTCATATTTTCAATACTCTGTTATCGATTGGAATTGACATGAGTCAGGACATGATACCGGTTATTCCTGCTGCACATTATCAATGCGGCGGTATTTTGACTGATATTGATGGACGGACCGACTTACAAAGACTTTATGCCATCGGAGAAGTTGCTTTCACTGGATTGCATGGGGCTAATCGACTTGCCAGCAATTCTCTCCTGGAGACTTTGGTGATGGCCAATAATGCAGCTCGATGCACTCTGAAAGACATCTCATCTCCCTCAAAAGTCAGCGGCGATGTTCCTGGATGGAACTCGCCTGGAGAAGTTAATGCTCGCCGTGCCAGCCAAATTAATGCTCACTGGCGCGGTCTTCGAGGTGAAATGACGTCTTATGCCGGTATTATCCGTACCGAAGCTGGACTTGAGGATCTGCTACAATTAATTATGAAGCGTAAGAAAATCATTGAAGAGTATTATTGGAAGCATTCAATCACCCTTGATTTTGTCGAATTAAGAAATATTGTGCTCAATGCGGAACTGATTGTCAGAGCGGCCTTATCCAGAAGGGAATCTCGGGGTGGCCATTATCGTGAGGATTTCCCGCAAAAGAATACCGAAGCTCAGGAAAGTATTGCGTGTCTGACTTCACCATTAAATTCGTTTATTTAG
- the nadA gene encoding quinolinate synthase NadA, with the protein MFKKSSAYQPEKTLMPIRNDMSICQSDYPLDWYQKEFIPYAEEYQALPDRKLTTVLNWMKPYIKKAQDHFGDQLLLLAHYYMGGDIVRLIEQFGGQIGDSYQLALMAANHPEKSVIIESAVHFMAESISILAHSNQKVYITNPKSGCTMEMLAKDFMVEPAFLDLNERYGSENILPVCYMNTSGRVKAMTGAQGGAVCTSSNVNKIFQWALKQNKKILFIPDRHMGENVAYWMGIKHLAYWPGGTEGAHYSLNAQDKKTLNTFDKADLILFASECAVHTHYQPEMCDYWHTQGYTTVVHPECRNEVIRVAQHSGSTAFIWDFVVHDRAGSKRYAIGTENHMVENVKQYCKPLGIEVVNLAEAPKSPDEKGMGCGCATMSRNDPPHLVGLLDLLRQGKTMSYNEVKAGDVVNEFTGKRHRLSAHEQQWVIDNAKKALQMMIDITENHI; encoded by the coding sequence ATGTTTAAAAAATCATCAGCTTATCAACCTGAAAAAACCTTAATGCCCATCCGAAATGACATGAGCATTTGCCAGAGTGATTATCCTCTAGATTGGTATCAAAAAGAATTCATTCCTTATGCCGAGGAATATCAAGCCTTACCCGATCGCAAGCTCACCACAGTTTTAAATTGGATGAAACCTTACATCAAAAAAGCTCAAGATCATTTTGGCGATCAATTGCTGCTCCTGGCACATTATTACATGGGTGGAGATATTGTTCGCCTTATTGAACAATTTGGTGGCCAGATTGGCGATTCTTATCAACTGGCCCTTATGGCAGCCAATCATCCGGAAAAATCAGTCATCATTGAATCGGCTGTTCATTTTATGGCGGAATCTATCAGTATTCTGGCTCATTCCAATCAAAAGGTCTACATTACCAATCCCAAATCAGGTTGCACCATGGAGATGCTGGCTAAAGATTTCATGGTGGAACCAGCCTTTCTTGATTTAAATGAACGTTATGGCTCAGAAAATATTTTGCCTGTTTGTTATATGAATACCTCAGGACGAGTGAAAGCGATGACAGGTGCACAAGGAGGAGCAGTTTGCACCAGCTCGAACGTGAATAAAATTTTCCAATGGGCTTTAAAGCAAAATAAAAAAATTCTTTTTATACCTGACCGACATATGGGAGAAAATGTGGCCTACTGGATGGGCATTAAACATCTGGCATACTGGCCTGGAGGCACGGAAGGTGCACATTATTCTCTTAATGCTCAGGATAAAAAAACACTAAATACCTTTGATAAGGCCGATTTAATCCTGTTTGCCAGTGAATGTGCCGTACACACTCATTACCAGCCTGAAATGTGTGATTATTGGCATACCCAGGGTTACACAACCGTAGTTCACCCCGAATGTCGTAATGAGGTCATTCGTGTTGCCCAACACTCGGGTTCAACGGCTTTTATCTGGGATTTTGTTGTCCATGACCGGGCTGGTAGTAAACGTTATGCCATCGGCACTGAAAACCATATGGTGGAAAACGTAAAACAATACTGTAAACCTCTTGGCATTGAAGTGGTTAATCTGGCAGAAGCCCCAAAATCCCCTGACGAAAAAGGCATGGGTTGTGGTTGTGCAACCATGTCAAGAAATGACCCACCCCATCTGGTCGGATTGCTTGACTTGTTACGTCAGGGGAAAACCATGTCATACAATGAAGTTAAAGCGGGAGATGTGGTCAATGAGTTTACCGGCAAAAGACATCGACTGTCCGCTCATGAACAGCAATGGGTAATTGACAATGCCAAAAAGGCATTGCAGATGATGATTGATATTACAGAAAATCACATCTAG
- a CDS encoding DUF3757 domain-containing protein has translation MRSLFLLLLFGLWSSLSLAKICPDPQTSSLQWGEPPAPWVENPFSPNHPQGEENTRFVRSNILVAGVIGRGVSCTYQNSVGQYSIWWPVRVKIPSQMDNHWIRTAAGYVCSESLSSCVFYVAEE, from the coding sequence ATGAGAAGCTTATTTCTATTGCTGCTGTTTGGTTTATGGAGCAGCCTGTCTCTGGCAAAAATTTGCCCTGACCCACAAACAAGCTCATTGCAATGGGGTGAGCCTCCTGCTCCTTGGGTGGAAAATCCCTTTTCTCCAAATCATCCACAAGGAGAAGAAAACACCCGCTTTGTAAGGTCCAATATTCTGGTAGCCGGTGTTATTGGGCGGGGAGTATCCTGCACTTACCAGAATTCTGTGGGGCAATATTCCATTTGGTGGCCGGTAAGGGTAAAAATCCCTTCACAAATGGATAATCACTGGATTAGAACGGCTGCAGGCTATGTTTGCAGTGAGAGTCTTTCTTCTTGTGTGTTTTATGTGGCCGAGGAATAA
- a CDS encoding tyrosine-type recombinase/integrase: MLTDLKIQRLKVEQGKTKRHKDRDGLSLEVRASGKKVFIFRFQWNKKPQTITLGNYPSLSLAEARNQVLVYRESIDKGIDPRQSDEAENDSKMTFRVIAEQWHQKNNHRWKEVTRNRHYKSLARDVYPFIGEKSIDDITKNDLLQIIQPHELKGHHEIAHRLHDRLQSIFEFAVGASLTENYPFIGLKKALSPKPRVTNQPAIRPNEAHEMLEVIKNSHATKINKIYIELLAHLFTRPSELRLAQWSEFNLQQAEWHIPADRMKMAAAHWVPLSPHVIKLLKELRLLTGFTPYLFNSPTAKKSQPISETSARKLLHHTGYKDRHTLHGFRALASTVLHEQSHFRTDAIEAQLAHKVQGVRGVYLRADFKQERKELMLWYSSWLNINAKAKLEKVQ; this comes from the coding sequence ATGTTAACTGATTTGAAGATTCAGCGGCTTAAAGTCGAACAAGGTAAAACCAAACGCCACAAAGATCGTGATGGCTTAAGCTTGGAAGTCAGAGCAAGCGGCAAAAAAGTATTTATCTTTCGCTTTCAATGGAACAAAAAACCACAGACTATCACCTTGGGTAATTATCCATCTCTAAGTCTCGCAGAAGCACGAAACCAAGTTCTGGTATATAGAGAGTCAATTGATAAAGGAATTGATCCCAGACAATCTGATGAAGCTGAGAACGATAGCAAAATGACATTTAGAGTCATAGCAGAACAATGGCATCAAAAGAACAATCACCGTTGGAAAGAAGTCACCCGTAACCGCCATTATAAAAGTCTGGCGCGTGATGTTTATCCCTTTATTGGAGAAAAATCAATTGATGACATCACCAAAAATGATCTACTGCAAATCATTCAGCCTCATGAATTAAAAGGACACCATGAAATAGCGCACCGCTTACATGATCGATTACAAAGTATTTTCGAGTTTGCTGTTGGTGCGTCTTTAACAGAAAACTACCCTTTCATTGGCTTAAAGAAAGCTTTATCACCTAAACCCAGGGTAACAAACCAACCAGCTATAAGACCGAATGAAGCCCATGAAATGCTTGAAGTTATCAAAAATAGCCATGCAACAAAAATAAATAAAATTTATATCGAATTGCTCGCTCACCTATTCACTAGACCATCAGAGTTAAGGCTGGCTCAATGGTCTGAATTTAATTTACAACAAGCGGAATGGCATATCCCTGCTGATCGCATGAAAATGGCAGCAGCCCATTGGGTTCCCCTTTCTCCACACGTCATAAAGCTTTTAAAAGAATTAAGACTATTGACGGGCTTCACGCCTTATCTTTTTAACTCCCCCACTGCAAAAAAGTCACAACCAATAAGTGAAACCAGTGCACGCAAATTATTACACCATACTGGTTATAAAGATCGTCATACATTACACGGTTTTCGTGCTTTAGCTTCAACGGTATTGCATGAGCAAAGCCATTTTAGAACAGATGCTATAGAAGCCCAGCTTGCACATAAGGTACAGGGTGTTCGTGGCGTTTATTTACGTGCAGATTTTAAACAGGAACGAAAAGAATTAATGCTTTGGTACAGCAGCTGGTTAAATATTAATGCCAAAGCCAAATTAGAAAAAGTTCAATAA
- a CDS encoding helix-turn-helix transcriptional regulator — MSELPILLYPNQAQKFLGVKATKFYELLQTPGFPKPRSPLGKRPMYLRKELEAWAESGYVRKLL, encoded by the coding sequence ATGAGTGAATTACCAATATTGCTTTATCCAAACCAAGCTCAAAAATTTTTAGGTGTAAAAGCCACGAAATTTTATGAGCTCCTGCAAACTCCAGGATTTCCTAAACCTAGATCCCCTCTTGGGAAACGTCCTATGTATTTGAGAAAAGAACTTGAGGCATGGGCTGAATCTGGTTATGTCCGTAAACTGCTGTAA
- a CDS encoding IS256 family transposase, translated as MTDYNITVGKELLPELLSSQDGLAKLVEGVLNQVLEAQVSESLGADKHERSGERIGYRNGYRPRQLYTRVGPVTLQVPQTRDGSFSTDIFKRYQRSEQAFVLALMEMVVNGVSTRKVNNITEELCGASFSKSTVSQLCSGLDARVRAFNERRFDGDNYPFIMVDAMFIKCRDGDRVVSRAALTISGIRSDGYREILGLRIGDTESYATWDEAFKWLKSRGLKGVMYVVSDQHAGLVEAARKHFQGATWQRCQVHLMRNILGHCSVRHRKDVAEKAKLVFQAPDMEEARRRRDDFIDAFEKKAPKSVTCLEEAFDDAMVVMALPEKYRKRLRTTNMQERINEEIRRRERVIRIFPNDDSAWRLIGALLAEQNEQWQSRRYLNMDEFNDWLAENEAGKSNVVGMNALTK; from the coding sequence ATGACGGATTACAATATTACAGTTGGAAAGGAATTGCTTCCAGAACTTTTATCAAGCCAGGATGGGCTCGCAAAGCTTGTTGAAGGTGTATTGAATCAGGTATTGGAGGCACAGGTGTCAGAAAGTCTGGGAGCAGACAAGCATGAACGTTCAGGTGAACGTATAGGCTATCGTAACGGTTACCGTCCAAGACAACTATACACTCGTGTGGGACCAGTCACTCTTCAAGTGCCGCAGACACGTGATGGCTCTTTTTCTACCGATATTTTTAAGCGCTATCAACGCAGTGAGCAGGCTTTTGTATTGGCTCTGATGGAAATGGTTGTTAATGGCGTATCAACCAGAAAAGTTAATAACATTACTGAAGAACTTTGCGGTGCTAGTTTTTCAAAGTCAACCGTCAGTCAACTGTGTTCTGGTCTTGATGCAAGAGTCAGAGCCTTCAACGAGCGTCGGTTTGATGGTGACAACTACCCATTTATCATGGTTGATGCGATGTTTATCAAGTGTCGTGATGGTGACAGAGTCGTGTCTCGAGCAGCCTTGACCATCTCGGGTATCAGAAGTGATGGCTACCGTGAAATACTGGGCCTTCGCATTGGTGACACTGAGAGCTATGCTACATGGGATGAAGCGTTTAAATGGCTAAAATCTCGTGGGCTAAAAGGCGTGATGTATGTTGTGTCAGACCAGCATGCAGGGCTTGTGGAAGCGGCTAGAAAGCACTTTCAAGGTGCAACCTGGCAACGATGCCAAGTTCACTTGATGCGCAACATCCTCGGGCACTGCTCTGTCAGACACCGCAAAGATGTTGCTGAAAAGGCAAAGCTTGTTTTTCAGGCACCTGATATGGAAGAAGCCAGGCGTAGACGCGATGATTTTATTGATGCCTTTGAGAAAAAAGCACCAAAATCAGTTACCTGCCTTGAGGAGGCTTTTGACGATGCCATGGTAGTTATGGCGTTGCCGGAGAAATACAGGAAGCGACTTCGCACCACCAACATGCAAGAGCGAATTAACGAGGAAATCAGGCGCCGAGAACGAGTGATAAGGATATTTCCTAATGATGATTCTGCATGGCGGCTGATTGGCGCTTTATTAGCTGAACAAAACGAGCAGTGGCAATCAAGGCGTTATCTTAATATGGACGAATTTAATGACTGGCTGGCTGAGAATGAAGCCGGAAAGTCTAATGTTGTAGGGATGAATGCTTTGACTAAATAA
- a CDS encoding helix-turn-helix domain-containing protein, producing the protein MDKKSPDNLGQNRSSKRPYNNTASQRARIIRHFQEKSPRLSTIQAREQYGILHPGGRIMELRNKGYQIDTHWIRETDSNGVLHRIGLYVYHGGNKEASHDK; encoded by the coding sequence ATGGATAAAAAAAGCCCAGATAATCTGGGCCAAAATAGATCATCCAAGCGTCCTTATAATAATACAGCCTCTCAAAGAGCAAGAATCATAAGGCACTTTCAAGAAAAGTCGCCTCGATTATCAACAATTCAAGCTCGAGAACAATATGGGATTTTACACCCTGGAGGCCGCATTATGGAACTTAGAAATAAGGGATATCAAATTGATACGCATTGGATAAGGGAGACAGATTCAAACGGTGTTTTGCATCGGATAGGTCTTTATGTCTATCACGGAGGAAACAAGGAGGCTAGTCATGACAAATAA
- a CDS encoding bifunctional DNA primase/helicase translates to MMRAKEISRLLAQRAEDVARYLLPQGKKENNEWCVGSINGESGKSLRVHLTGEKAGVWCDFATGTDKGDLLDLWASKRNLTISEAVKEATSYLGITSPRFEAHKIPNYVKPSLSKSTELNPTSKAQEYLVDERKLVVKTLQSFKIGQKENYIVFPYLRDGVAIFVKYLRLQRSNGKKEIQVEPNCEPCLFGWQMIPNNARSVVICEGEIDAMSLYQYGFPALSVPFGGGTGKKQKWLEYEFDRLAIFDEIFLCFDNDKEGQTATIELLERLGRHRCRIVQLPYKDANECLQKGVTQKEIQECFENAKTLDPEELKSAKEYAEQVIEAFYPAEGVHLGYEAPWEKARGKILFRPDELSVWTGINGHGKSQFLGQIILHAMQQGARVCIASLEIKPKRLLMRLTRQASALAEPSKEYIQAIHEWYEDKLWLFDLVGTAKSQRLLDVFLYARQRYGIDVFVIDSLMKLDIAEDDYKSQKAFMEQLCDFKNQHNCHIHIVIHPRKGANELLPPGKLDNKGTGAISDLADNCFTIWRNKEKENLKQIQSTGVELTAKELKKLNQSDCLWRCDKQRNGDWEGRFGFWFHTGSLQYLNKPDQKPIRVVEYSNRNSH, encoded by the coding sequence ATGATGAGGGCAAAAGAAATTTCCCGCCTATTGGCACAAAGAGCCGAGGATGTCGCACGATATCTGTTACCCCAAGGAAAGAAGGAAAACAATGAATGGTGTGTCGGTAGCATTAATGGAGAATCAGGTAAATCACTTCGCGTGCACCTTACCGGTGAAAAAGCGGGTGTATGGTGTGATTTTGCTACTGGAACTGATAAAGGTGACCTATTAGACCTATGGGCTTCAAAACGCAATTTAACGATCTCTGAGGCCGTTAAAGAGGCAACCAGCTACCTAGGCATTACCTCACCTCGTTTCGAGGCTCACAAGATCCCAAATTACGTTAAACCGAGTTTATCGAAGTCAACTGAGCTTAATCCAACATCAAAGGCACAAGAATATTTGGTTGATGAACGAAAGCTGGTTGTCAAAACTCTCCAAAGTTTTAAAATTGGTCAAAAAGAAAACTATATTGTCTTTCCCTATTTACGTGATGGGGTAGCAATATTTGTTAAATATCTTCGCCTACAAAGATCTAACGGAAAAAAAGAAATACAGGTAGAACCCAACTGCGAGCCATGCTTGTTTGGATGGCAGATGATTCCAAATAATGCCCGCTCAGTCGTTATTTGTGAGGGTGAAATTGATGCTATGAGTTTGTATCAATATGGTTTTCCAGCACTTTCTGTTCCTTTTGGTGGGGGTACAGGCAAGAAGCAAAAGTGGCTTGAGTATGAATTTGATAGGCTGGCTATTTTTGATGAAATTTTTTTATGTTTTGATAACGATAAGGAAGGACAAACAGCAACCATTGAATTACTTGAGCGTTTAGGCCGCCATCGCTGCCGGATTGTTCAGTTACCATACAAAGATGCAAATGAATGTTTGCAAAAAGGAGTTACTCAAAAAGAAATACAGGAATGTTTTGAAAATGCCAAAACGCTTGATCCTGAAGAATTAAAATCTGCAAAAGAATATGCTGAGCAGGTGATTGAAGCATTTTACCCCGCAGAAGGTGTCCATCTCGGTTACGAAGCTCCGTGGGAGAAAGCAAGGGGTAAAATATTATTTAGACCAGATGAGTTATCAGTTTGGACAGGAATAAATGGCCACGGAAAAAGCCAATTTTTAGGGCAAATAATTCTTCATGCTATGCAACAAGGTGCACGAGTATGTATTGCCAGTTTGGAAATCAAACCTAAACGATTACTAATGCGTTTAACCCGCCAAGCCAGTGCCCTTGCTGAACCATCAAAGGAATATATACAAGCTATCCATGAGTGGTATGAAGATAAATTGTGGTTATTTGATTTAGTTGGTACAGCAAAGTCTCAAAGATTACTTGATGTTTTTCTCTATGCCCGACAACGCTATGGTATTGATGTTTTTGTGATCGACTCATTAATGAAATTGGATATAGCAGAAGATGATTATAAATCTCAAAAGGCATTTATGGAGCAGCTCTGTGATTTTAAAAACCAACATAATTGCCATATCCATATTGTTATTCATCCCCGCAAAGGTGCAAACGAATTACTTCCCCCTGGCAAACTTGATAATAAAGGCACGGGGGCTATCAGTGATTTGGCAGATAATTGCTTTACCATCTGGCGGAACAAAGAAAAAGAAAACCTTAAACAAATACAAAGTACTGGTGTAGAACTTACGGCCAAGGAATTAAAAAAATTAAATCAATCGGACTGCCTCTGGCGCTGCGATAAACAACGTAATGGTGACTGGGAAGGTAGATTTGGATTTTGGTTTCATACAGGATCGCTACAATATTTAAACAAACCTGATCAAAAACCGATAAGAGTAGTTGAATATTCAAATAGAAATTCACATTAG
- a CDS encoding helix-turn-helix domain-containing protein, with amino-acid sequence MIKKHANLIRLGNQIRDIRTSKGFSQEGLAAAATLGRTYMGRVERGEQNISIQNLIKIAFVLNVDVGDLIPPLSALENPIQ; translated from the coding sequence ATGATAAAGAAGCACGCAAACCTTATTAGATTAGGTAACCAAATTAGAGATATAAGAACTTCCAAAGGTTTCTCTCAGGAAGGGCTTGCGGCTGCTGCTACGTTGGGGCGTACTTACATGGGACGAGTTGAACGTGGTGAACAGAATATCTCCATACAAAATTTAATAAAAATTGCGTTTGTATTGAATGTGGATGTGGGTGACCTTATTCCCCCATTGAGCGCACTTGAAAACCCAATCCAGTAA